Below is a genomic region from Deltaproteobacteria bacterium.
AACAACTAAGAAATGATAAAAATTTATCACAAGAGTCGCTTGGGTTTGAGAGCGGCTACCACCGAACTTATATAAGCTTGCTTGAGCGCGGCAAGAAGAGCCCTTCATTAAAAACCATTTTTCAATTAGCAAAAGCTCTGGGCATAAAACCATCAGAAATCATGGACCGGCTCCAGGCGTTGTATCCTGATTATTCCAAGAAGAAGCATCCCAGGGGTAGGGTGAAAAAATGAAAATTGTTGAGACTCACGATATTTTTTCCGTGGGTCTATTCTCAAAATCAGAGGCATGGGATATCGCGTGTAAGCAGGTAAAAGATGCGATCCACGCCACTGATTGGCCACATGGATCGGGAAAGTTCACAA
It encodes:
- a CDS encoding helix-turn-helix transcriptional regulator, with amino-acid sequence MEKNLSKTFNHGSIEELFGNILKQLRNDKNLSQESLGFESGYHRTYISLLERGKKSPSLKTIFQLAKALGIKPSEIMDRLQALYPDYSKKKHPRGRVKK